A region of Vibrio chagasii DNA encodes the following proteins:
- a CDS encoding BamA/TamA family outer membrane protein — protein sequence MNLNPLAASALMLVSTTASAVSFIDQIDGHLDMGEYLAENAYGFLPVPILITEPAVGYGGGFTGIFLHESEEQKNTRKALAEKSLDGGAQLLTPAITAVGGFATENGTWMAFIGHKRSWKEDSIRYLGGLGYGDINMTFYRQSSPNALSPLDPNEGIELGLKGMGGIQKLQFRIQDSPWLVGLSQQFFAPKLSLNNHPKAQEILNNIGNTSPTSSGLGLIAEYDSKNSFLNPTQGYNYVAEYLWFGDGLGSDYNYQTFNLEGLNYWELNKEWNLALRGQYKSLSTDERFLSPQYYPDIQLRGIARNRYQGEHTFAAEVQVSKQWTPRWSTGVFTGIGYAGDSDSDMFDQSSHSAYGVGFRYLIARRYGLISGIDIAFSEEDTALYFQVGAGI from the coding sequence ATGAACTTAAACCCCCTAGCCGCAAGTGCTCTCATGCTCGTCTCTACAACAGCAAGTGCGGTGAGTTTTATAGACCAAATCGATGGTCACTTGGACATGGGTGAATACCTAGCTGAAAATGCCTATGGCTTTTTACCCGTCCCGATTCTCATTACAGAGCCAGCGGTTGGCTACGGTGGTGGTTTCACCGGTATCTTTCTTCATGAATCAGAAGAGCAGAAAAACACACGCAAAGCACTGGCGGAGAAGTCCCTTGATGGAGGCGCACAACTCTTAACACCTGCAATCACCGCAGTTGGTGGCTTTGCGACAGAAAATGGCACTTGGATGGCATTTATTGGTCACAAGCGAAGCTGGAAAGAGGATTCGATACGCTACCTTGGTGGTTTGGGTTACGGCGATATCAACATGACTTTCTACCGACAAAGTTCTCCCAATGCCCTTTCACCACTCGATCCAAACGAAGGTATCGAGCTTGGCTTAAAAGGCATGGGAGGGATTCAAAAGCTTCAATTTAGAATCCAAGACTCGCCATGGTTAGTTGGCCTATCTCAACAATTTTTTGCACCTAAATTGTCACTCAATAACCACCCTAAAGCGCAAGAGATCCTAAACAATATTGGGAATACCTCACCTACTTCATCAGGCTTAGGCTTAATCGCTGAGTACGACAGTAAAAACAGCTTTCTAAATCCAACTCAAGGCTATAACTATGTCGCCGAGTATCTATGGTTTGGTGATGGACTTGGCAGTGATTACAACTACCAAACGTTCAATCTAGAGGGACTGAATTATTGGGAACTCAACAAAGAATGGAATCTCGCATTGCGCGGTCAATACAAATCCTTATCGACTGATGAACGCTTTCTCTCGCCTCAATATTACCCAGACATTCAGCTAAGGGGTATTGCAAGAAACCGCTATCAAGGAGAGCATACCTTTGCGGCAGAGGTACAAGTAAGCAAACAATGGACGCCACGTTGGTCAACAGGAGTATTTACCGGGATTGGTTATGCTGGCGACAGTGACAGCGATATGTTCGACCAAAGCTCACACTCAGCGTATGGCGTTGGATTTCGTTACCTTATCGCAAGGCGTTATGGGCTAATATCAGGGATTGATATTGCGTTCAGCGAAGAGGATACCGCACTCTACTTTCAAGTCGGAGCCGGTATCTAG
- a CDS encoding glucose 1-dehydrogenase, giving the protein MNKVVIVTGGSRGIGAATSKLLAKQGYAVCVNFIQNESRAEALVNEIREQGGTAISVRADVSVESDVKSLFEIARNKLGPVTHLVNNAGILFTQSALEEIELDRFEKVMKSNVSSCFLCSKAFIKQADGAGSIVNVSSAASRTGAPFEYVDYAASKGAMDSLTKGLSLELASRNIRVNGVRPGCIYTEMHADGGEPGRVDRLASQLPLQRGGTPEEVANSIAWLLSDEASYVTGSFIDIAGGR; this is encoded by the coding sequence ATGAACAAGGTCGTAATTGTTACCGGTGGAAGCCGAGGTATTGGAGCTGCAACATCTAAGCTATTAGCAAAACAAGGCTATGCGGTTTGTGTCAATTTCATCCAAAATGAATCGAGAGCTGAAGCACTGGTTAACGAAATTAGAGAACAAGGCGGCACTGCTATCAGTGTACGAGCCGATGTTTCTGTTGAATCAGACGTTAAATCCTTGTTTGAAATTGCACGCAATAAACTCGGGCCTGTAACTCATTTGGTTAACAATGCGGGCATCTTGTTTACTCAATCTGCATTAGAAGAGATAGAACTGGATCGCTTTGAAAAGGTCATGAAGTCAAATGTATCGAGCTGCTTCCTCTGCAGTAAAGCTTTTATCAAGCAAGCGGATGGTGCTGGCTCTATTGTGAATGTCTCGTCTGCAGCGTCACGTACCGGAGCGCCATTTGAATATGTAGATTATGCGGCTTCGAAAGGTGCAATGGACTCCCTTACTAAAGGCTTATCTCTTGAACTGGCGTCAAGAAACATCCGTGTCAATGGTGTAAGACCTGGCTGTATCTATACTGAAATGCATGCCGATGGCGGTGAGCCGGGCAGAGTAGATAGGTTAGCTTCACAATTACCGTTGCAACGAGGCGGTACGCCAGAAGAAGTCGCAAACTCTATCGCTTGGTTACTCTCAGATGAAGCCTCTTATGTGACAGGGTCATTTATTGACATTGCCGGCGGGCGTTAG
- a CDS encoding NAD(P)H-dependent oxidoreductase, with protein MSKTVVISGHPNLAESYTNTLIIDTLETEMKDVSVRRLDTLYPDYKIDVEAEQAALIEADVIVLQFPFYWYSVPALLKKWIDDVMTFNFAYGPEGNKLKGKDFFLSFTVGGPKESYDPLNYNHFTIEQFMYPLQQTAYLANMNYHAPVYTHRMVYIPNVYNKLEEVQERAKDHASRLIGEIRKVTQSDEQIIRKFSNEWFEQMDSLSEQTDIFTESLSPDVVFNVPEGDFIGHAGFKDWYALLRSTFKPNCSHDIEQLEVKPLGSQYQVSLHVRVKAGTYTDSTMEGQQVDFVVNETWLVSVDENTSVKIHEYEVVPLA; from the coding sequence ATGAGCAAAACAGTTGTTATTTCAGGTCACCCTAATCTAGCTGAGTCATACACAAACACGTTAATCATCGACACATTAGAAACCGAGATGAAAGACGTGTCCGTTCGCCGTTTAGATACACTCTATCCAGATTACAAAATTGATGTCGAAGCAGAGCAAGCAGCCCTAATCGAAGCTGATGTGATTGTGCTTCAGTTCCCCTTCTATTGGTATTCAGTACCAGCTTTGCTGAAAAAGTGGATAGATGATGTGATGACGTTTAACTTTGCTTACGGCCCAGAAGGAAACAAGCTTAAAGGCAAAGACTTCTTCCTCTCTTTCACGGTTGGTGGGCCTAAAGAGTCTTATGATCCTTTAAACTACAACCACTTTACGATTGAACAGTTCATGTACCCTCTGCAGCAGACTGCTTACTTAGCGAACATGAACTACCATGCGCCAGTTTATACACACCGAATGGTTTATATCCCTAATGTGTATAACAAATTGGAAGAGGTTCAAGAGCGCGCTAAAGACCATGCTTCACGTCTTATCGGCGAAATTCGCAAGGTCACACAATCGGACGAGCAGATCATTCGTAAGTTCTCCAATGAATGGTTTGAACAAATGGACTCTCTGTCAGAACAAACTGACATCTTCACTGAGTCACTGTCGCCAGATGTGGTATTTAATGTTCCTGAAGGCGATTTTATCGGTCATGCTGGGTTCAAAGATTGGTATGCGTTGCTACGCTCCACCTTTAAGCCAAACTGCTCTCATGACATAGAACAACTCGAAGTAAAACCGTTAGGTTCGCAGTATCAAGTGAGCCTGCATGTAAGGGTAAAAGCAGGCACTTACACCGATTCTACAATGGAAGGTCAGCAAGTTGATTTTGTCGTGAACGAAACTTGGTTAGTCTCTGTTGATGAAAACACCAGCGTTAAGATTCACGAATATGAAGTGGTTCCTCTAGCTTAG
- a CDS encoding HAD family hydrolase: MKLDAILWDYDGTLVNSVPKNIAITKDIISVVAPHLSGENLPKYLTSEALYHEANHGAKNWQALYVDYYGMSHDEMLVAGGMWAEHQEKNQTPVELFEGMEAVINRFAHLPHGICSQNSQLNIRGVLDSYGIGELFKAVVGYDDVSNGNQKPHPFGGIKCVENIFGEGQTDELCLMYIGDHEADTQFARNIEAALGGRAKVVAVAAGYSRSEPEKWETKPDYIASNVDDLLAIIGKYA, translated from the coding sequence ATGAAGTTAGATGCTATCTTGTGGGACTATGATGGAACCTTAGTCAATTCGGTGCCAAAGAATATCGCCATAACGAAGGACATTATCTCTGTGGTTGCACCGCACCTCTCTGGAGAAAACTTGCCAAAGTACTTAACGAGCGAGGCGCTTTATCACGAAGCAAATCATGGCGCTAAAAACTGGCAAGCTTTATATGTCGACTACTACGGTATGTCTCATGATGAAATGTTGGTTGCTGGTGGGATGTGGGCAGAACATCAAGAAAAGAACCAAACGCCAGTCGAGCTGTTTGAGGGTATGGAAGCGGTGATAAACCGGTTTGCACATCTTCCTCATGGCATCTGTTCTCAAAATTCTCAATTGAATATTCGCGGTGTACTCGATAGCTATGGTATTGGCGAGTTGTTTAAAGCGGTTGTTGGTTATGATGACGTATCAAATGGCAATCAAAAGCCACATCCATTTGGTGGTATTAAGTGCGTTGAAAATATTTTTGGTGAAGGTCAAACCGACGAGCTTTGTTTAATGTATATCGGTGATCATGAAGCGGATACTCAGTTTGCCCGTAACATCGAGGCTGCACTTGGTGGGAGAGCTAAAGTGGTCGCTGTTGCCGCGGGTTACAGCCGTTCTGAACCAGAAAAGTGGGAGACTAAACCCGATTACATCGCTAGTAATGTCGATGATCTTTTGGCGATCATTGGCAAGTATGCGTAA
- a CDS encoding LysR family transcriptional regulator → MKGATYNQLTMFHAIVSEGSISGAARQLEVAPPSVSQALKTLENELGLPLFTRTTRRVELTEAGRTLYAKTVDAISDLSSAMESVADLSRNPSGHVSITVPRFAYKKWIEPIYAEFCVQYPDIQLEISISDATVDILKDGIDLGIRFGDKVEEGMVARPITPQLKEALFASPAYIERHGVPKCIEELQEHKLIQYRFITSNKLALLPLMDGGNTVQASVESAMIVNDTDIMVDAAKKGLGIGRLLEPMVERELESGELIPILEDCWSDNSGLYLYFHRNSQKARRVRVLIDFLHEKIVGGSL, encoded by the coding sequence ATGAAGGGAGCCACTTACAACCAGCTAACCATGTTTCATGCGATTGTCAGTGAAGGCTCGATCTCTGGAGCTGCACGTCAACTGGAAGTCGCGCCTCCTTCCGTCAGTCAGGCACTAAAGACGCTAGAAAATGAACTAGGGTTACCGCTTTTTACTCGCACCACACGAAGAGTTGAACTGACTGAGGCGGGGAGAACCTTATACGCCAAAACGGTAGATGCTATTAGCGATTTAAGCAGTGCGATGGAAAGTGTTGCAGATCTGAGTCGTAACCCTTCAGGGCATGTCTCTATCACAGTTCCCCGTTTTGCTTATAAGAAGTGGATAGAGCCCATCTACGCCGAGTTTTGTGTTCAATACCCAGACATACAGCTTGAAATATCTATTTCAGATGCGACGGTGGATATCTTGAAAGATGGAATTGACCTTGGTATCCGATTTGGTGACAAGGTCGAAGAAGGGATGGTGGCAAGGCCAATAACCCCGCAGCTTAAAGAAGCGCTATTTGCTTCACCAGCTTACATAGAAAGACATGGTGTGCCCAAATGTATTGAAGAGCTACAAGAACACAAGTTAATCCAGTACCGTTTCATTACGTCGAATAAACTCGCTCTATTGCCTTTAATGGATGGTGGTAACACGGTTCAGGCAAGTGTTGAAAGCGCAATGATAGTCAATGACACCGATATCATGGTGGATGCCGCTAAGAAGGGGCTTGGTATCGGGCGTTTACTTGAACCTATGGTCGAGAGAGAGCTTGAGTCCGGTGAACTGATACCAATTCTAGAAGATTGTTGGAGTGATAATTCTGGGCTCTATTTGTACTTTCATCGCAATAGCCAAAAAGCGCGTCGTGTGCGTGTACTCATAGACTTCTTACATGAAAAGATAGTCGGCGGCTCGCTCTAA
- a CDS encoding DUF302 domain-containing protein, whose translation MKKLLPLCAILLSASFSVAASDGLIKYQSNYSVKETADRFEEIAKSKGLTLFARIDHQKNASKVDLELRPTQVIIFGNPKVGTPLMQCSQEVAIDLPQKVLVTEDANKKVWLSYNDPNYLVNRHAINGCDEVIKKISGVLSKLSEATVAKN comes from the coding sequence ATGAAAAAACTACTACCGCTATGCGCCATTCTACTTTCTGCATCCTTTTCCGTTGCTGCGTCTGACGGTTTGATAAAGTACCAAAGTAATTATTCCGTGAAAGAAACAGCTGACCGTTTTGAAGAGATCGCGAAGAGCAAAGGTTTGACGTTATTTGCGAGAATTGATCATCAAAAGAATGCCAGCAAAGTGGATCTAGAATTAAGACCCACTCAAGTCATTATTTTCGGCAACCCCAAAGTAGGTACGCCTTTAATGCAATGCTCGCAAGAGGTGGCGATTGATTTACCTCAGAAGGTGTTAGTGACTGAAGATGCAAACAAAAAAGTGTGGTTGTCTTATAACGATCCTAATTACTTAGTCAATCGTCATGCGATTAATGGCTGTGATGAGGTAATCAAGAAAATCTCAGGTGTGCTTAGTAAGTTATCTGAAGCGACAGTTGCGAAAAACTAG
- a CDS encoding VOC family protein, translated as MAALTKGVHHVGLTVSKLEESAKFFVEQLGWNEVKRNPSYPAIFVSDGNIMLTLWDAKADSPVEFDRKANVGLHHLALLVESEGHLDELHKQFLNSGVTVEFGPELVREGPAKHLMCYDPSGIRIEFFWSGV; from the coding sequence ATGGCAGCACTAACAAAAGGTGTACATCACGTAGGACTCACTGTTTCAAAGTTGGAAGAGAGTGCGAAGTTTTTCGTAGAACAGCTTGGTTGGAACGAGGTTAAAAGAAACCCTAGCTACCCAGCTATTTTTGTCAGTGATGGTAATATTATGCTGACACTTTGGGACGCAAAAGCGGATTCACCTGTCGAGTTTGACCGAAAAGCTAATGTCGGTTTGCATCACTTAGCTTTGCTAGTCGAATCTGAGGGGCACTTAGATGAGTTACACAAACAGTTTCTAAACTCTGGCGTAACCGTTGAGTTTGGTCCTGAATTAGTTAGAGAAGGGCCTGCTAAACACCTTATGTGCTATGACCCAAGTGGAATTCGTATTGAGTTTTTCTGGAGTGGTGTGTAA
- a CDS encoding adenylate kinase translates to MKKIAVFGKPGSGKSTVSKALAQATGIDLHQLDSLVYKANGEFVDSEVFSHMHERILSSESWIIDGLGPIESFKKRLDTADTLIYIDLPYPVSYWFVTKRLLKGLFVKPEGWPDGSSVIKGTIQSYKMLKLSPTFWNDDFRSRLELRTKEQEVHIIRSVSELNCFVRDHVI, encoded by the coding sequence ATGAAGAAAATAGCGGTTTTTGGTAAGCCTGGGAGTGGTAAATCTACGGTTAGTAAGGCGCTAGCGCAGGCGACAGGGATAGACTTACACCAACTTGATTCGCTGGTTTACAAAGCGAATGGTGAGTTTGTCGATAGCGAGGTGTTTTCACACATGCATGAGCGCATTCTTAGCTCTGAAAGCTGGATTATCGATGGATTAGGCCCTATAGAATCCTTTAAAAAGCGCCTAGATACCGCAGACACGCTAATTTATATCGACCTTCCTTATCCTGTGAGCTATTGGTTTGTGACTAAACGTTTACTGAAGGGCTTGTTTGTGAAACCTGAAGGTTGGCCTGACGGAAGCTCAGTGATCAAAGGAACGATACAAAGCTACAAGATGCTTAAGCTTAGCCCCACATTTTGGAATGACGACTTTAGGTCGCGCTTAGAACTACGTACGAAAGAGCAAGAGGTTCACATCATCAGAAGTGTGAGCGAGTTAAACTGCTTTGTGCGTGACCATGTAATTTGA
- a CDS encoding SEC-C domain-containing protein, whose product MSKLFFKGRIETRQNHVLAGYNVNRDVKAGTEEAPIKVTVQNEGRKAEIETLAAEQEFFVEITVDAQQEENTIELDTFLNKPKTMTFEKTPNRNDPCSCGSGKKYKKCCA is encoded by the coding sequence ATGTCGAAACTATTTTTCAAAGGCCGTATCGAAACAAGACAAAACCACGTCCTTGCAGGCTACAACGTAAACCGCGATGTAAAAGCGGGTACTGAAGAAGCACCAATCAAAGTAACGGTTCAAAACGAAGGTCGCAAAGCTGAGATCGAAACACTGGCTGCAGAGCAAGAGTTCTTTGTAGAAATCACAGTAGACGCGCAACAAGAAGAGAACACCATCGAGCTTGATACATTCCTAAACAAGCCAAAAACGATGACATTTGAAAAGACGCCGAACCGCAACGACCCATGCTCTTGCGGTAGCGGTAAGAAATATAAGAAGTGTTGCGCTTAA
- a CDS encoding nuclear transport factor 2 family protein: MTPKEVVLGFWEAMRTNDFAKASEWLAEDFQGYWPQSSELTVGRDNFTAINSEYPANDVWKFTLNSIVCEGDTVVTDVSVTDSVLNDRVITFHTVVDGLIQKQTEFWPDGFAPQEWRSQWVQLVSPESLKQ; this comes from the coding sequence ATGACACCGAAAGAAGTGGTATTAGGTTTTTGGGAAGCCATGCGTACCAATGATTTTGCAAAAGCGAGCGAATGGTTGGCGGAGGATTTCCAAGGCTATTGGCCACAGTCATCTGAGCTAACCGTCGGGCGAGATAACTTCACAGCGATCAACTCTGAATACCCAGCAAATGATGTATGGAAATTTACGCTCAACTCGATTGTATGTGAGGGCGATACTGTTGTTACCGATGTGTCGGTGACTGACAGTGTTCTTAATGACCGTGTGATTACCTTCCATACCGTGGTTGACGGCTTGATTCAAAAGCAAACCGAGTTTTGGCCAGATGGCTTTGCTCCACAAGAGTGGCGCTCACAATGGGTTCAGTTAGTCAGCCCTGAATCACTCAAACAATAA
- the catB gene encoding type B chloramphenicol O-acetyltransferase, which translates to MNNYFESPFVGKSLKEQVTNPNIIVGEHSYYSGYYHNHSFDDCARYLLPDRTDIDKLIIGSYCSIGSGAVFMMAGNQGHQNQWVSTFPFFYQDDEKFEGAIDGFERSGDTVIGNDVWIGTEAMIMSGVKVGDGAIIASRAVVTKDVEPYSIVGSNPARHIRYRFSETEIAQLLEMKWWEWNEEQIKGAMSLMCSSDIDGLYQYWKTFA; encoded by the coding sequence ATGAATAACTATTTTGAAAGCCCATTCGTGGGCAAATCACTTAAAGAACAAGTAACCAACCCAAATATCATCGTGGGTGAGCACAGTTACTATTCCGGCTACTATCACAACCATAGTTTTGATGATTGTGCACGCTACCTGCTTCCTGACAGAACTGACATCGACAAGTTGATCATCGGTAGCTACTGCTCGATTGGTTCTGGTGCCGTGTTTATGATGGCAGGCAATCAAGGTCACCAAAACCAGTGGGTGAGTACATTCCCATTTTTCTACCAAGATGATGAAAAATTTGAAGGGGCGATCGACGGCTTCGAACGTTCTGGAGACACAGTGATTGGTAATGATGTCTGGATTGGCACAGAGGCGATGATCATGAGTGGCGTAAAGGTGGGCGACGGTGCCATTATCGCCAGTCGTGCCGTCGTAACCAAAGACGTTGAGCCATACTCAATTGTCGGTTCTAACCCAGCTCGTCATATCCGCTATCGTTTTAGTGAAACTGAAATTGCGCAGTTGCTAGAAATGAAATGGTGGGAATGGAATGAAGAGCAAATCAAAGGTGCAATGTCCTTGATGTGCTCTTCTGATATCGATGGCTTGTACCAGTATTGGAAGACCTTTGCTTAA
- a CDS encoding cytochrome c → MKTIKHIPLFIFCLVASIMSFTASAATANDASHFVNGKTKYRQLCQACHGDKGLGDGPTAASLPSKPANIPNKLGEFFTTKNSLVDDILEGDTEEGMPSWQGVITRQDAIDILDYVEMIQR, encoded by the coding sequence ATGAAAACCATCAAACACATACCCCTTTTCATTTTTTGCTTAGTGGCGTCAATCATGTCATTCACCGCAAGTGCCGCGACAGCAAATGATGCAAGCCACTTCGTCAACGGCAAAACCAAATATCGACAGCTTTGCCAAGCGTGTCATGGTGACAAAGGTTTAGGTGATGGTCCAACAGCAGCATCCCTGCCAAGTAAACCCGCCAATATTCCAAATAAGCTCGGTGAATTCTTTACGACAAAGAACTCCTTGGTTGATGACATTTTAGAAGGTGACACGGAAGAAGGAATGCCATCGTGGCAGGGAGTGATTACAAGACAAGATGCCATTGATATTCTTGATTATGTCGAAATGATCCAACGATAA
- a CDS encoding Rho-binding antiterminator, with amino-acid sequence MISCSDYDYIEIVCMHRYPVKLTLRSGEQIEGVALDTQRNQDKDECIKLSVAGREQLVVLTEINELEVCVDNPHFKQISFKTS; translated from the coding sequence ATGATTAGTTGCAGTGATTACGATTATATTGAAATTGTGTGTATGCACAGATACCCAGTTAAGCTCACTTTACGCTCTGGTGAACAGATCGAGGGTGTTGCTTTAGATACCCAGCGAAACCAAGACAAAGATGAATGCATTAAGCTAAGTGTTGCTGGTCGAGAACAACTTGTTGTGTTGACCGAAATTAATGAATTAGAAGTGTGTGTCGACAACCCTCATTTTAAGCAAATCTCTTTCAAAACGTCATAG